A portion of the Microbulbifer agarilyticus genome contains these proteins:
- a CDS encoding LemA family protein, whose product MNATLKHSRQGHHQLSKGRGWHLALIAVIAFGLSGCGINNIPSFDENVKATWAQVQNQYQRRADLIPNLVKTVQAYAAHEKETLEAVTEARAKVNSMQVNSDIINDPAKLQQFEAAQSQLSSALSRLMVVVERYPDLKANQNFLALQSQLEGTENRISVARRDYIAAVERYNREIRTFPGRIWHTVLYSDMPLRDTFHATTEDAEKAPEVDFQ is encoded by the coding sequence ATGAACGCTACTCTCAAACATTCACGCCAGGGACACCACCAGCTCAGCAAGGGACGCGGATGGCATCTTGCCCTGATCGCAGTCATCGCCTTTGGGCTCAGTGGTTGCGGCATCAACAACATTCCCAGCTTTGATGAAAATGTGAAAGCCACCTGGGCACAGGTACAAAATCAGTACCAGCGCCGCGCCGATCTGATTCCCAACCTGGTCAAAACCGTCCAGGCCTATGCGGCGCATGAAAAAGAGACGCTGGAAGCGGTCACCGAGGCGCGCGCCAAGGTCAATTCCATGCAGGTTAACTCTGACATTATCAACGACCCGGCGAAACTCCAGCAATTCGAAGCCGCCCAGTCTCAACTGAGCAGCGCCCTGTCTCGCCTGATGGTAGTCGTTGAACGCTACCCGGATCTCAAGGCCAACCAAAATTTCCTCGCGCTGCAATCCCAACTGGAAGGCACCGAGAATCGCATCAGTGTCGCCCGTCGCGATTATATCGCCGCGGTAGAACGCTACAACCGTGAGATTCGCACCTTCCCCGGCAGAATCTGGCACACCGTACTCTATAGCGATATGCCGCTGCGCGATACCTTCCACGCCACCACTGAAGACGCTGAAAAGGCTCCGGAAGTCGACTTCCAGTAA
- a CDS encoding TPM domain-containing protein — protein sequence MTIRRIALFLLLLPGVFWATAALADIQFPTLSGRVVDNANLLSQSTRYQLTELLQQQEKISSNQIVVVTLPDLQGQTIEEYGYQLGRHWKIGQKGKDNGVLLIVAPQDRQVRIEVGYGLEGALTDAISSNIIHTKILPEFRTGNFDGGVTAGVESIIAATQNEYVPETTDSDDNRQLALLVGVFLLFVMLQIFGASVLGAPAGSSGYRRGRYGGYYGGGGFGGGYGGGGFGGGFGGGGGGFGGGGASGGW from the coding sequence ATGACGATCCGGCGGATCGCCCTGTTTCTCCTGCTGTTGCCCGGTGTCTTTTGGGCAACAGCGGCATTGGCGGACATCCAGTTTCCCACACTGTCCGGCCGTGTCGTCGACAATGCCAACCTGCTCAGCCAGAGTACGCGCTATCAGTTGACGGAGCTGCTCCAGCAACAGGAGAAGATCAGTAGCAATCAAATTGTGGTGGTTACCCTGCCCGATCTACAGGGCCAGACCATCGAGGAGTATGGTTACCAGCTTGGCCGACACTGGAAGATCGGACAGAAAGGCAAAGACAACGGCGTACTGCTGATTGTTGCCCCGCAAGACCGACAGGTACGCATTGAGGTTGGGTATGGTCTGGAGGGTGCGTTAACTGATGCAATTTCCTCCAACATCATCCACACCAAGATATTGCCAGAGTTTCGTACCGGCAATTTTGATGGTGGTGTTACCGCCGGCGTCGAGTCGATTATTGCCGCCACCCAAAACGAGTATGTACCGGAAACCACCGACAGCGACGATAACCGCCAGCTGGCGTTGCTGGTGGGTGTCTTCCTGCTGTTCGTGATGCTGCAAATTTTTGGCGCCTCGGTTCTGGGGGCGCCTGCCGGCAGCAGCGGTTATCGCCGCGGCCGTTACGGGGGCTATTACGGTGGTGGTGGCTTTGGTGGCGGTTATGGTGGCGGCGGCTTTGGCGGTGGCTTCGGTGGCGGGGGCGGCGGTTTTGGCGGCGGTGGCGCCTCCGGTGGCTGGTAG
- the gntH gene encoding guanitoxin biosynthesis MBL fold metallo-hydrolase GntH gives MECLTRIFCGALTVVTALALLVTGAAQAEESKNSTSASHEAYFPGTEELKADEMRVTACGTGMPSARPKQAAACFLVELGNGDKFIFDIGTGAMERLSGLSIPFDKLDKVFIGHLHSDHFGDLDALWVGGVISNRQVPLRVWGPSSTKPEWGTAYAVEHMKKYLSWDWASRQGNINTKGFQIEVNEFDYKGVNQVIYQENGVTIRSIPAVHALDGPVSFILDWNGLRFAFSSDTYPNKWWLEYTKNADLAIHECFISPIQLVTKMHFPPADAVNVGTQVHTAPTMFGKVMSTIRPRMAVAYHFYNDFDTSPSVLKQIRSTYDGPLSLATDYMVWNVTKDDIVTRMAVINEDAWPLPSLTEKLPADPADKVGFTKFITDGRVVYQDLINEIYEKVNEAFGTDLEPPK, from the coding sequence ATGGAATGTCTAACTCGAATTTTTTGCGGCGCACTAACGGTCGTCACCGCACTCGCATTGCTTGTTACCGGAGCCGCACAGGCGGAAGAAAGTAAGAATTCGACATCGGCCTCCCACGAAGCCTACTTTCCGGGAACAGAAGAGCTGAAAGCCGATGAAATGCGGGTCACCGCCTGTGGTACAGGGATGCCCTCGGCACGTCCCAAGCAGGCGGCTGCATGCTTCCTGGTAGAGCTGGGCAACGGCGATAAATTTATCTTTGATATTGGCACAGGCGCGATGGAACGCCTTTCCGGGTTAAGCATTCCATTCGACAAACTCGACAAGGTATTTATCGGCCACCTGCACAGCGACCACTTTGGTGACCTGGACGCGCTGTGGGTGGGCGGTGTGATCAGTAACCGCCAGGTCCCATTGCGTGTTTGGGGCCCCAGCAGCACCAAACCCGAGTGGGGCACCGCCTATGCGGTTGAACATATGAAGAAATATTTGTCCTGGGACTGGGCCTCCCGCCAGGGCAATATCAATACCAAGGGCTTCCAGATCGAAGTCAACGAGTTTGACTATAAAGGCGTCAACCAGGTGATCTATCAGGAAAATGGCGTCACCATCCGCTCTATTCCCGCGGTACACGCACTGGATGGTCCGGTAAGCTTTATCCTCGACTGGAATGGCCTGAGATTCGCTTTTTCCAGTGATACCTATCCCAACAAATGGTGGCTGGAATACACCAAGAATGCGGACCTCGCAATTCACGAGTGCTTTATTTCCCCGATCCAGCTGGTCACCAAAATGCATTTTCCACCGGCCGATGCGGTGAATGTCGGAACCCAAGTACACACAGCACCAACCATGTTCGGGAAGGTTATGAGCACCATCCGCCCGCGCATGGCCGTGGCTTACCACTTTTACAATGACTTCGACACCAGTCCCTCGGTGCTAAAACAAATCCGCTCCACCTATGATGGCCCCCTATCACTTGCCACAGACTACATGGTGTGGAATGTCACCAAGGATGACATCGTCACCAGAATGGCCGTCATTAACGAAGACGCCTGGCCGCTACCCTCGCTTACCGAGAAACTCCCTGCGGACCCGGCAGACAAAGTTGGCTTTACGAAATTTATCACTGACGGAAGAGTGGTTTACCAGGATCTCATCAACGAGATTTATGAAAAGGTCAATGAGGCCTTCGGCACTGACCTGGAGCCACCCAAATAA
- a CDS encoding YajQ family cyclic di-GMP-binding protein: MPSFDIVSEVDKHQLTNAVDQVNRTITNRFDFKGVDAQVEMKEFALTLHAESDMQVNQMVDMLRAALIKCDIDPLAMDVGEEEQTGKLVKIGVTLKNGLDKDLSKKIVKIIKDEKLKVQAAIQGDSVRVTGKKRDDLQQVIAMLRGKELEQPLQFNNFRD; this comes from the coding sequence ATGCCGTCTTTCGATATTGTTTCTGAAGTCGATAAACACCAACTGACCAATGCTGTGGATCAGGTAAACCGCACCATTACCAATCGTTTTGACTTCAAGGGTGTGGATGCGCAGGTGGAGATGAAGGAGTTTGCCCTGACATTGCATGCGGAATCCGACATGCAGGTGAACCAGATGGTGGATATGTTGCGTGCGGCGCTGATCAAGTGCGATATCGACCCGCTGGCGATGGATGTGGGCGAAGAGGAGCAAACCGGCAAACTGGTTAAGATCGGGGTCACATTGAAGAATGGTCTCGACAAAGATCTGTCAAAAAAGATTGTTAAGATCATCAAGGACGAAAAACTGAAAGTGCAGGCCGCGATTCAGGGTGATTCGGTACGTGTCACCGGCAAGAAGCGCGATGATCTGCAGCAGGTGATCGCCATGTTGCGGGGGAAGGAGCTGGAGCAGCCGCTGCAGTTCAATAACTTCCGGGATTAA
- a CDS encoding YaeQ family protein produces the protein MALKATIFKARLQVADMDRDYYAEHSLTLARHPSETDERMMIRLLAFALNASETLEFTRGLSSDDEADVWQHNLSGEIETWIEVGVPAEERVRKACGRAGKVMIYAYGQRTAPVWWQKMEAATMRFDNLQVFFLPPEQCTALACLAERSMELTATIQDGQLWLASDTQTVEIQPQRWK, from the coding sequence ATGGCACTTAAAGCGACCATTTTCAAAGCGCGACTGCAGGTCGCGGATATGGATAGGGATTACTACGCGGAGCACAGCCTGACGCTGGCGCGGCACCCCTCAGAGACCGACGAGCGCATGATGATTCGCTTGCTGGCATTTGCCCTGAACGCCAGCGAAACCCTGGAGTTTACCCGCGGCCTTTCCAGCGACGATGAGGCCGATGTCTGGCAACACAATCTGAGCGGGGAAATCGAAACCTGGATTGAAGTGGGCGTGCCGGCGGAAGAGCGGGTGAGAAAAGCATGTGGACGTGCAGGTAAGGTCATGATCTATGCCTATGGCCAGCGCACGGCACCAGTTTGGTGGCAGAAGATGGAGGCAGCCACCATGCGCTTTGATAACCTGCAGGTGTTTTTCCTGCCTCCAGAGCAGTGTACGGCGCTCGCGTGTCTGGCGGAGCGCTCTATGGAGTTGACCGCCACAATTCAGGATGGGCAGCTATGGCTGGCCAGTGACACACAGACTGTGGAGATTCAGCCGCAGCGCTGGAAATAG
- a CDS encoding HupE/UreJ family protein: MPHQANKSGSSAVAQLRQWMLILLGFALITSSTPASAHFLLNLNVRIFHVEHSADGTTIYLRLPLPYLLADKVGTNEASGVLPAPAPYSHNALEEGRLVHFVDFRQFYADPQGLGAIAESALQLESGDQRLNGLVTDVRLYAVGSEPDFATLQEAQVAFSLDEQQLRGGYVQTVSQTSNPQQYVGDTVIDIRLHYLRIARGESYRLASFLNPNLPDQEKTANLILDYRDGKTQVFRSSGLLNEPIQISHSTSSAMATFIHEGVVHILAGLDHVLFVLCLIIGAASLSALMWRVTGFTVGHSVTLSAGFFGLVPSGAWFVPLVETGIALSIIYAAWMAISTRRKRNSSASGSLQRSERWIVVGTCGLGLLHGLGFSFVLHEILKVDAPNIWQSLLAFNVGVELGQALIILAIWPLLLLIRNRRESLEHSLCTGIAFSCSAIALFWTLDRSYQFVTALTT, translated from the coding sequence ATGCCACACCAAGCCAATAAATCGGGCAGTAGCGCGGTAGCACAATTGCGCCAATGGATGTTGATACTACTGGGTTTCGCGCTGATAACGTCGTCGACGCCGGCCAGTGCACATTTCCTGCTGAATTTAAATGTGCGCATCTTTCATGTAGAGCATAGCGCTGATGGCACCACCATCTATCTGCGCCTGCCACTGCCCTATTTACTTGCAGACAAGGTCGGCACAAACGAGGCTTCCGGCGTATTGCCCGCACCAGCCCCCTATTCCCACAATGCACTGGAAGAAGGCCGACTGGTACATTTTGTGGACTTCAGGCAATTCTATGCCGACCCACAGGGACTGGGCGCCATTGCCGAGTCTGCGTTGCAGTTGGAGAGTGGCGATCAGAGACTAAATGGCCTGGTAACCGATGTACGACTCTATGCAGTGGGAAGTGAACCGGACTTTGCCACACTGCAAGAAGCTCAAGTTGCCTTTTCACTTGACGAGCAACAGCTCCGCGGGGGGTATGTGCAAACCGTGTCCCAGACAAGCAATCCACAACAGTATGTGGGCGATACGGTAATCGATATCCGCTTGCACTATCTGCGTATCGCGCGTGGGGAGAGTTATCGCCTTGCCAGCTTCCTGAACCCAAACCTTCCGGATCAAGAAAAAACAGCGAATCTGATACTGGATTACCGGGATGGCAAAACACAGGTTTTCCGTTCCAGTGGCTTACTGAATGAGCCCATTCAAATCAGTCATTCCACTTCCAGTGCCATGGCCACCTTTATACACGAGGGCGTGGTTCACATTCTGGCTGGTCTCGACCATGTCCTATTCGTTCTGTGCCTGATTATCGGTGCCGCCTCGCTGTCTGCGCTGATGTGGCGAGTGACGGGATTTACTGTGGGCCACAGTGTCACCTTGTCGGCGGGCTTCTTTGGCTTGGTTCCCTCCGGTGCCTGGTTTGTACCGCTGGTAGAAACCGGCATTGCGCTTTCCATTATTTATGCGGCATGGATGGCTATATCCACGCGGCGCAAACGCAACAGCAGTGCATCTGGCTCACTGCAGCGTAGCGAGCGCTGGATTGTCGTCGGCACTTGCGGGCTGGGGCTGCTCCATGGCTTGGGGTTTTCTTTCGTGTTACACGAAATCCTAAAAGTAGACGCGCCAAACATCTGGCAAAGCCTGCTGGCGTTTAACGTCGGCGTGGAGTTGGGGCAGGCACTAATTATTCTGGCGATTTGGCCGTTGTTATTACTGATCAGGAATCGGCGGGAAAGCCTGGAGCACTCCCTCTGTACCGGCATCGCATTCAGCTGCAGTGCCATTGCACTGTTCTGGACACTGGACCGCAGCTACCAGTTTGTTACTGCGCTGACGACATAA
- a CDS encoding outer membrane protein: protein MDSVMEIRLPAQQEISGECRPLERGLALSLVLLVTIFLMPITSLAQNAEQESEKEWEYSLTPYLFLPVATEGTSTVAGTEADLDLDLSDVLEILDIAFATRFEARRDRFGILADLYYVSLSLDQGATLKPAVNPELDLTATLNVDVDVRQGWLSLQGMYRAFESPVGAKYPWAVDLSAGARWNYLKQEIDTNLGIDIFPGPGIQQSLGGTETWWEPVVGFRTGIEVSSCLTLALRADVGGFGAGGDDLQWGVLVGAERAFNERHALRFGYLFYGIDYATYRADGRFAYDIDQHGPYLAYSWRW from the coding sequence ATGGACTCGGTAATGGAAATCCGACTACCTGCTCAGCAAGAAATTTCCGGTGAATGCCGACCGCTTGAGCGTGGGCTGGCACTTTCCCTTGTGTTATTAGTCACCATCTTTCTTATGCCGATTACGTCGTTGGCACAGAATGCGGAACAGGAGTCGGAAAAGGAATGGGAGTACTCGTTGACCCCCTATCTTTTTTTGCCGGTTGCAACCGAAGGAACCTCAACGGTGGCCGGTACCGAGGCGGATCTGGATCTGGACCTATCAGATGTGCTGGAAATCCTGGATATCGCGTTTGCCACGCGTTTTGAGGCGCGTCGCGATCGCTTTGGCATTCTCGCAGACCTGTATTACGTGTCTCTAAGTTTGGATCAGGGGGCAACGCTCAAACCCGCAGTGAACCCGGAGCTGGACTTAACTGCCACGTTGAATGTCGACGTCGATGTGCGCCAGGGTTGGTTGTCCCTGCAGGGCATGTACCGCGCTTTCGAATCACCGGTAGGGGCGAAGTATCCATGGGCGGTGGATTTGTCGGCGGGCGCGCGCTGGAATTACCTGAAGCAGGAAATCGATACAAACCTGGGAATCGATATTTTCCCGGGGCCGGGGATCCAGCAATCTCTGGGCGGTACGGAAACCTGGTGGGAACCGGTGGTGGGCTTTCGTACTGGCATAGAGGTATCCAGCTGCCTGACGCTGGCGTTGCGCGCGGATGTCGGTGGTTTTGGTGCCGGCGGTGATGATTTGCAGTGGGGGGTTCTCGTAGGCGCGGAGCGCGCGTTCAATGAACGTCACGCGCTGCGATTTGGCTATCTGTTCTATGGCATCGATTACGCAACGTATCGTGCAGATGGCCGCTTTGCCTACGATATTGACCAGCACGGTCCCTATTTGGCCTACAGCTGGCGATGGTAG
- a CDS encoding esterase-like activity of phytase family protein produces MRHNLAWLAKGIFLCLAGSSAYANGAPVQPAKLLDTWWIDGSEDLDISGLSFCDGELLAVADKSSEQIYRLSVQADTERVTLEPKARFARPDLPDDQPVPLKVRALHYASTPLSMDFEGITCDTSGVYLLSERHNRIAQLDSAEKRARWLAPRWSESARARGYLQIFNAESEGLVKAEDDFWVALEREPRGLLRLRRGEVVGEDFRSLPEVADLDFRGRAEDVTALSYYDGGLFTLERNAFAVCRRELTSLRAEWCVHYRDIEEAPKYVYRDTRFGKGEGLAINQQGIFVVLDNNGVARVADNEDRRGLLLHLAMPKFASDSPRNDMR; encoded by the coding sequence ATGCGTCACAACCTTGCCTGGCTGGCTAAGGGCATTTTCCTATGTCTGGCTGGCAGCAGTGCTTACGCCAACGGCGCACCGGTACAGCCGGCGAAGCTGCTGGACACTTGGTGGATTGACGGCAGTGAAGATCTGGATATCTCAGGCCTCAGTTTTTGCGACGGCGAGTTGCTCGCGGTTGCGGATAAATCCTCCGAGCAAATTTATCGCTTGTCAGTCCAGGCGGATACAGAGCGCGTTACCCTGGAGCCGAAGGCGCGTTTTGCCCGCCCGGATTTACCGGACGATCAGCCGGTTCCGTTAAAAGTACGCGCACTGCATTACGCCAGCACCCCGCTCAGCATGGATTTTGAGGGCATCACCTGTGATACCTCGGGCGTATACCTTCTCAGTGAGCGACACAATCGTATCGCGCAGCTCGATTCTGCGGAAAAGCGTGCGCGATGGCTGGCTCCGCGCTGGTCTGAGTCTGCGCGTGCGCGTGGTTACCTGCAGATTTTTAACGCGGAGAGTGAAGGGCTTGTTAAGGCCGAGGACGATTTCTGGGTCGCCCTTGAGCGTGAACCTCGCGGCCTGCTGCGCCTGAGGCGCGGTGAGGTTGTGGGGGAGGATTTCCGTTCGCTTCCCGAAGTCGCGGATCTCGATTTCCGCGGTCGGGCCGAAGATGTTACCGCACTGTCCTACTACGATGGCGGCCTGTTCACGTTGGAGCGCAACGCGTTTGCCGTATGTCGGCGGGAACTCACCAGCTTGCGTGCTGAATGGTGCGTGCACTACCGGGATATTGAGGAAGCGCCAAAGTACGTTTATCGCGATACCCGTTTCGGTAAAGGTGAGGGGTTGGCGATCAACCAGCAGGGCATCTTTGTGGTGCTGGATAACAATGGGGTGGCGCGTGTTGCTGACAACGAAGACCGCCGCGGCCTGTTGTTACATCTGGCCATGCCCAAGTTTGCCAGCGATTCTCCACGCAATGACATGCGGTAA
- a CDS encoding PDZ domain-containing protein, whose protein sequence is MAFFRESDVQTNGLKESSSLFAAENPSQSSLEARLASVENTLDQTLKIQGQLLELVSELSAKVAPESEAPQTRRANMSMAQSPAATPQAYGNRQRTENRFSRQRGNQVKRLIDAGFTPERAALIIDRQERLQYEQMQYSYEYHHMKDKRSERAAALQQKIQAYSNPRRVFEQELNPAEFEQYLNAFGGRTEMEIGSIIESAPAFDAGLRAGDKIIRYNNQRVFHMGDLRTQVYQAKPGSSVEVEIQRQGSSSTETIYLPAGPLGIRG, encoded by the coding sequence ATGGCTTTTTTTCGGGAATCTGATGTACAAACGAATGGGTTGAAAGAATCATCCTCACTGTTCGCCGCAGAAAATCCCAGTCAATCCAGCCTTGAGGCGCGCCTTGCTTCGGTGGAGAACACCCTCGATCAGACCTTGAAAATCCAGGGACAACTTCTAGAGCTGGTGAGTGAACTCAGTGCGAAAGTAGCGCCAGAATCCGAAGCCCCGCAAACACGCCGCGCCAATATGTCCATGGCTCAGTCACCGGCGGCAACCCCACAAGCGTATGGAAACCGTCAGCGGACCGAAAATCGCTTTAGTCGCCAGCGGGGAAATCAAGTAAAGCGCTTGATCGACGCCGGCTTCACACCCGAACGTGCTGCACTAATCATTGATAGGCAGGAGCGCCTTCAGTACGAACAGATGCAGTACAGTTACGAGTATCACCATATGAAGGACAAGCGCTCGGAACGCGCGGCGGCACTACAGCAAAAAATTCAGGCCTACAGCAATCCGCGTCGTGTATTTGAGCAGGAGCTGAATCCCGCGGAGTTCGAGCAATATCTCAATGCATTTGGCGGTCGTACCGAGATGGAAATCGGCAGCATCATAGAGTCTGCACCTGCCTTTGATGCCGGGCTAAGAGCCGGCGATAAAATCATTCGCTATAACAATCAGCGCGTATTCCATATGGGAGACCTGCGCACCCAGGTTTATCAGGCAAAGCCCGGTTCATCCGTTGAAGTGGAAATTCAGCGGCAGGGAAGCTCCTCCACAGAAACCATCTACCTCCCTGCCGGGCCGCTCGGTATCCGTGGCTGA
- the ung gene encoding uracil-DNA glycosylase, protein MQVPEEFKIHSSWYAVLESQFGQQYMSELQTFLQQEKQAGKSIFPPSAQVFNAFNSTPFDQVKVVILGQDPYHGAGQAHGLCFSVMPGVRVPPSLKNIYKEMESDLGIAPPNHGCLQPWAEQGVLLLNATLTVEESKAGAHQGRGWEQFTDAAVHALAEQRDGLVFILWGSYAQKKGGFIDDRRHLVLRGPHPSPLSAHRGFFGTRPFSQANAYLQQRGDAPIDWSLPPAETLQRVAVEI, encoded by the coding sequence ATGCAGGTTCCTGAAGAGTTCAAAATACATTCATCTTGGTACGCCGTATTGGAATCCCAATTTGGCCAGCAGTATATGAGTGAGCTGCAGACATTTTTGCAGCAGGAAAAGCAAGCCGGAAAATCGATCTTTCCGCCAAGCGCACAGGTTTTTAACGCCTTCAATTCCACGCCGTTCGATCAGGTGAAGGTCGTGATTCTCGGGCAGGACCCATATCACGGCGCTGGTCAGGCGCACGGCCTGTGCTTTTCCGTAATGCCGGGGGTGCGTGTTCCGCCATCGCTGAAAAATATTTACAAAGAAATGGAGTCGGACCTCGGCATTGCACCGCCCAATCACGGTTGCCTGCAACCCTGGGCAGAGCAGGGTGTTTTGTTGCTAAATGCCACACTGACCGTGGAGGAGAGCAAGGCGGGTGCGCACCAGGGGCGCGGTTGGGAGCAGTTTACCGACGCGGCAGTACACGCGCTTGCCGAGCAGCGTGATGGCCTGGTATTTATTTTGTGGGGTAGCTACGCGCAGAAAAAAGGTGGGTTCATCGATGACCGCCGGCATCTGGTACTGCGCGGCCCACACCCATCGCCTCTGTCGGCACACCGGGGCTTTTTTGGGACGCGCCCGTTTTCCCAGGCCAATGCTTATTTACAGCAGCGGGGAGATGCGCCCATCGATTGGTCCTTGCCACCGGCGGAAACACTGCAGCGTGTCGCGGTGGAAATTTGA
- a CDS encoding TPM domain-containing protein: protein MLNANEKRVLSETIKEVESKTDAEVVTVLAGQSDNYLYISTLWAAFIALLIAPLMQFLPWWIEYQQAFTLQWILFIVLAVLFRWRPLTMWLVPKKIKYWRAANLARRQFLEHELHSTKDRLGLLIFVSQAEHYVEILADRGLAEQITNEAWQEIVENFIREVRKGKTGEAFVHCVEKCGELLKEAAPATVIKNELPNHLIVL from the coding sequence ATGTTAAACGCAAACGAAAAACGCGTCCTCTCGGAAACTATCAAAGAGGTAGAGTCAAAAACCGACGCCGAAGTGGTTACGGTATTGGCCGGTCAGTCCGACAATTACTTGTATATATCCACCCTTTGGGCCGCATTTATTGCCTTATTGATTGCACCACTCATGCAATTTCTACCTTGGTGGATCGAATACCAGCAAGCATTCACCCTGCAGTGGATCCTGTTTATTGTACTCGCTGTGCTGTTCCGCTGGCGGCCACTGACCATGTGGCTGGTTCCGAAGAAAATCAAATACTGGCGCGCTGCCAATCTTGCTCGCAGGCAGTTTCTGGAACATGAACTGCACAGCACCAAGGATCGTCTTGGCTTACTGATCTTTGTATCTCAGGCCGAACACTATGTCGAAATACTCGCCGACCGCGGTCTTGCAGAGCAAATCACCAACGAAGCCTGGCAGGAAATCGTCGAAAATTTTATTCGCGAGGTGCGGAAGGGAAAAACCGGCGAGGCGTTTGTGCACTGTGTTGAGAAGTGTGGCGAGCTACTCAAAGAGGCGGCACCCGCCACTGTCATCAAGAACGAGCTACCCAATCACCTGATCGTTCTATAA
- a CDS encoding uracil-DNA glycosylase family protein, protein MATSKLDRLLSDVRACRLCEEYLPRGPRPVLSAARSAQLLIVGQAPGTRVHETGIPWNDPSGDRLRDWLQLDRETFYDGSRIAIVPMGFCYPGRGKGGDLPPRPECAATWHSRLLALMPNIQLTLLIGQYAQRFYLPHWYGSITENVRHYADALPHGFFPLPHPSPRNTLWLKRRPWFDQEVVPALRARVHQVLKVDNAGS, encoded by the coding sequence TTGGCCACTTCCAAACTAGACCGACTACTCAGCGATGTGCGGGCTTGCCGGCTGTGCGAGGAGTACTTGCCGCGTGGGCCGCGCCCGGTTCTGAGCGCGGCAAGGTCGGCTCAGCTGCTGATTGTCGGGCAAGCGCCCGGTACCCGCGTGCACGAGACCGGTATTCCCTGGAACGATCCCTCCGGGGATCGCCTGCGAGACTGGCTGCAGCTGGACCGGGAAACTTTTTACGATGGTTCGCGTATCGCCATTGTGCCCATGGGTTTTTGCTACCCGGGGCGCGGAAAGGGCGGGGATCTTCCTCCCAGGCCGGAGTGTGCTGCCACCTGGCACAGTCGCCTGCTGGCATTGATGCCGAATATCCAACTGACCTTGCTGATCGGACAGTATGCCCAGCGCTTCTATCTGCCCCACTGGTATGGCAGCATTACCGAAAATGTGCGGCATTACGCCGATGCACTGCCCCATGGCTTTTTTCCGCTTCCCCATCCCAGCCCAAGGAATACCCTGTGGTTGAAACGTCGCCCCTGGTTTGATCAGGAGGTGGTGCCTGCGTTACGCGCGCGGGTTCATCAGGTTTTAAAGGTCGATAATGCAGGTTCCTGA